CGACCCCACCCAGTGGTCGCAGTTCGTCATCTTCTTCGGCATCATGGCGATTTACATCGCCAACCTGCGGAACACCTCGAAGTTTTACGAGCAGGAAATGTGGCGGAGCTGGATCGCCTGCCTGAACGTGGGCGCGGTCACCCTGATTCTGGCCACGCTCACAAGCCGCTTCGTGTTCCCCCTCGTCAGCCTGGAGGGGCGGCGCATGTGGATCATCGGACTGGCCCCCCTCACCTTCGCCCAGGTCGTCCGCCAGAAGTTCTGGATGAGCGTGGCCACCAGCGCCGCCTTCACCATCGGCCTCGCCTTCCTCTCCGCACACATGCTCCGCCTGGAGCCGGTCTACTTCCTCATGACCGTGTACACCGTCACCCTGGCCAATTTCGGGCTGGCGGGGCTGGCGGTGGGCCTGGGCGCCCTTTATCCCGTGTTCAAGGAGGAAAACCCGGCCCGCATCGTCAGCGGCCTCGGCGGCACCCTCAACCTCCTGCTCAGCGTGGGGTATATCGCGTGGATGGTGGCGGCGCTCACCCTCATCATGCAGTGGCGCGCCCTGGGGCTCTTCACCGGCGGCGCGGCCTTCCGCTGGGCCCTGGGCGGCGTCATGACGCTGGACCTCGCCCTCACCCTGGCCTGCTGCGTCCTGCCGATGAAAATGGGCCTGAAAAACCTTCAGAATATGGAGCTTTGAGAAAGAGAGGAGACGCCCCCATGATCGAGGTGCCCGTGGAAACCCGCGCCCACACCCAGTTTGTGCCCCTCAACACCCTGCTCCAGCAGATCATCCGCGAGCATGGCCCCGAGAACGGCGTCCTGCATGTCCACATCCCCCATACCACGGCGGGCATCACCATCAACGAGAACGCCGACCCGGACGTGGTCTCCGACATCACGGGCACCCTTGAACGCCTGATCCCCTGGGAAAACGGCTACGCCCATGACGAGGGGAACAGCGCCGCCCACCTCAAGGCCAGCCTGATGGGCTTCAGCGTCACCCTCCCGGTCGAGAACCGCAAACTCCGCCTCGGCACCTGGCAGGGGGTCTACTTCTGCGAATTCGACGGCCCCCGCCATCGGAGAATCTGGGTCACCCCCCTCCCCGCCTGAGCATTCGGCAGACTCTTCCTGCACCCCGCCCATCAAGCGACTGCCGCAATTCACCCCTGTTCTGCTCGATTATGAAGCACATGCCTCCGCGCACATCGGCATTCTTCCGACAATTCGGCCCATCACCGCCCTTTCTTCCTCCCCATTATCAGGCTGAAACATGAGGTTTGGGGTTGTTTTTGTTTTGTTGTTTGTTTTTATGTTTGCGGGTGTTCGCGCAGCCCTGAGATTGGCATGCTTCCTGCCCCTTCAAAAGCGCGAAAAACCGTAAGGAGATCGAATACCATGGCACGTTTGGACAAACTGACCATCAAATCCCAGGAGGCCCTGGCCGAAGCGCTGGAGCTGGCGGCGGATCAGGGGCATCCGGAGCTTTCCGGCCTGCACCTGCTCATCGCCCTCGCCCGGCAGGAACAGGGGGCCGTGGGGGCCATTCTCCAGCGGATCGGCATTTCCCCCGCCCAGGTGGAGCAGGCGGCACAGGCGGCGCTGGAGCGCACGCCCCGTGTGTCCGGCGCCCACGGCCAGCCCGGTCTGGGCCATGAGGCCCAGCAGACGCTGGACGCAGGCTGGAAGTCGGCCCAGAGCCTCAAGGACGAATATCTCAGCACGGAGCATATCCTGCTTGGGCTGTTGTCGGCCAAGGGGGAGGCCGCCCGCGTGCTGCGCGGGGCGGGGGTGACCGAGGACGCCGTGCTGCACGCCCTGAAGGAGGTGCGGGGCACC
This genomic window from Candidatus Hydrogenedentota bacterium contains:
- a CDS encoding YjbQ family protein, whose product is MIEVPVETRAHTQFVPLNTLLQQIIREHGPENGVLHVHIPHTTAGITINENADPDVVSDITGTLERLIPWENGYAHDEGNSAAHLKASLMGFSVTLPVENRKLRLGTWQGVYFCEFDGPRHRRIWVTPLPA